Proteins encoded by one window of Macaca fascicularis isolate 582-1 chromosome 10, T2T-MFA8v1.1:
- the SLC35E4 gene encoding solute carrier family 35 member E4 isoform X3 → MCRCPPEHHDGRMTSTEVAAAAGGARAAGPPEWPPGSPQALRQPGRARVAMAALVWLLAGASMSSLNKWIFTVHGFGRPLLLSALHMLVAALACHRGARRPMPGGTRCRVLLLSLTFGTSMACGNVGLRAVPLDLAQLVTTTTPLFTLALSALLLGRRHHPLQLAAMGPLCLGAACSLAGEFRTPPTGCGFLLAATCLRGLKSVQQKTGSLCCPGGLEPLASNDLPSGPPKVLELQVPCCRRTGWTR, encoded by the exons ATGTGCCGCTGCCCACCGGAGCACCATGATGGCAGGATGACCTCAACCGaagtagcagcagcagctggtGGTGCTCGGGCGGCTGGGCCCCCCGAGTGGCCCCCTGGCAGCCCTCAGGCCCTCCGGCAGCCTGGCCGGGCCCGGGTGGCCATGGCAGCACTGGTGTGGCTGCTGGCCGGAGCCAGCATGTCAAGCCTCAACAAGTGGATCTTCACAGTGCACGGCTTTGGGCGGCCCCTGCTGCTGTCCGCGCTGCACATGCTGGTGGCAGCCCTGGCATGCCACCGGGGGGCACGGCGCCCCATGCCAGGCGGCACTCGCTGCCGAGTCCTACTGCTCAGCCTCACCTTCGGCACTTCCATGGCCTGTGGCAACGTGGGCCTAAGGGCTGTGCCCTTGGACCTGGCACAACTAGTCACTACCACGACGCCTCTGTTCACCCTGGCCCTGTCGGCACTGCTGCTGGGCCGCCGCCACCACCCGCTGCAGTTGGCGGCCATGGGTCCGCTCTGCCTGGGGGCCGCCTGCAGCCTGGCTGGAGAGTTCCGGACACCCCCCACTGGCTGTGGCTTCCTGCTGGCAGCCACCTGCCTCCGCGGACTCAAGTCGGTTCAGCAAA aaacgggctcactatgttgcccaggcggtcTCGAAcccttggcctcaaatgatcttccctccgggcctcccaaagtgctggaattacag